A single Phragmites australis chromosome 4, lpPhrAust1.1, whole genome shotgun sequence DNA region contains:
- the LOC133915375 gene encoding QWRF motif-containing protein 2-like — protein MVAAGAAAAAPRLNPSPSPHHRRAASALSPAKSNANAKADADADARPKAKAKAVSSRYLLGPSSKSTSTSTSTSTTTTSSSNSTSTSASTPSRRFASPLPRRSVSVDRPRPGPGPAGNAAAGEAAGPNAGTTTTTRSLSVAFQGRSFSFETSKAKPATSPSPARRPVASVVGATTPERRRPGVGAVPERGKGFDGGHNHHRWPVSAKVSQGFEGNSLTKSLDCSLHKRDAAVLSAVRSLRQSMVFEEGVRCSSFDGGDYLMSSDTDSVSSGSNSGSQDAGIGVTHRARLSPKGMSVPARFFQDAATSRSHRFADPGTPYLTHNSGLATSPRTAPVKKSLLNGFVSSSSPLNRPIRQPSPSKLTGNPSRRTSSPSRVRNSVGSITSSWDQQGRSSSGYGLDGEVRRRRHGGSKADREHLLRILSNRHLQWRCVNAQADAALAAQKLTAEKYLCDAWITTLGMRKSVALKRFQLQLFRNNWKLMTVLKGQMAYLEEWSLLEGEHADSLSGIVEALTATILCLPVTDGAKADIQDVKNAVASAVDIMQTIGNSICTLLSKLAGTSILVSDLAKVATEERTLMEQSRELLSTLGTMHVKYCSLEGQRVQTTHRRSKHS, from the exons ATGGTGGCCGCCGGGGCAGCAGCGGCCGCGCCCCGGCTGaacccgtcgccgtcgccgcaccACCGCCGCGCCGCCTCCGCGCTCTCCCCGGCCAAGTCCAACGCCAACGCCAaagccgacgccgacgccgacgcccgGCCCAAGGCCAAGGCCAAGGCCGTCTCCTCCCGCTACCTCCTCGGCCCCTCCTCCAagtccacctccacctccacttccacctccaccaccaccacctcgagCTCCAACTCGACCTCAACCTCGGCCTCCACACCCTCCCGCCGCTTCGCGTCGCCGCTTCCCAGGCGGTCAGTCTCCGTCGACCGCCCGCGCCCGGGCCCGGGCCCGGCGGGCAATGCCGCCGCAGGAGAGGCCGCGGGGCCCAATGcgggcaccaccaccaccacgaggAGCCTCTCCGTGGCGTTCCAGGGCCGGTCCTTCTCCTTCGAGACCAGCAAGGCGAAGCCTGCCACgtccccgtcgccggcgcgtCGGCCGGTGGCTTCGGTGGTGGGGGCCACCACGCCAGAGAGGAGGCGGCCTGGTGTGGGTGCAGTGCCGGAGAGGGGGAAGGGGTTTGACGGGGGCCATAACCACCACAGGTGGCCAGTGTCGGCGAAGGTGTCACAGGGGTTTGAGGGGAATTCGCTTACCAAGAGCTTGGACTGTTCTTTGCACAAGAGGGACGCGGCTGTCCTTTCAGCTGTCCGGTCGCTTCGGCAGTCCATGGTGTTCGAAGAAGGGGTGCGGTGTTCTTCGTTTGATGGTGGGGACTACTTGATGTCGTCGGACACAGATAGCGTATCGTCAGGGAGCAATTCTGGGTCACAGGATGCAGGCATTGGCGTCACCCACAGAGCACGCTTGTCGCCTAAGGGGATGAGTGTGCCAGCTCGGTTCTTTCAGGATGCAGCCACCAGCAGGTCACATCGATTTGCAGATCCGGGCACACCATACTTGACACATAACTCTGGGTTGGCCACATCTCCCAGGACAGCACCGGTCAAGAAATCATTGTTGAATGGTTTTGTGTCGTCTTCGTCTCCACTGAATAGGCCAATCAGGCAACCTTCACCAAGTAAGCTTACGGGTAATCCGTCGAGGAGGACGTCAAGCCCATCTCGGGTGAGGAACTCTGTGGGGTCAATCACATCATCTTGGGATCAGCAGGGAAGAAGCTCATCTGGTTATGGGTTGGATGGTGAAgtgaggaggaggcggcatGGGGGCAGTAAGGCCGACCGTGAGCACCTATTGAGAATTTTATCCAATAGACATTTGCAGTGGCGGTGTGTGAATGCACAGGCTGATGCTGCACTTGCTGCACAGAAGTTGACTGCAGAG AAATACTTATGTGATGCATGGATTACTACCCTAGGGATGCGTAAATCTGTTGCTCTTAAGAGGTTCCAGCTACAGTTATTCCGAAACAATTGGAAACTCATGACAGTTCTAAAGGGACAG ATGGCATATTTGGAAGAATGGTCTTTATTAGAGGGGGAGCATGCTGATTCTTTATCTGGAATTGTGGAAGCTCTAACTGCCACCATTTTGTGCCTTCCTGTTACTGACGGAGCAAAG GCTGATATCCAAGATGTGAAAAATGCTGTTGCCTCTGCAGTAGATATCATGCAAACAATAGGAAATTCAATATGTACTTTACTGTCTAAG CTAGCTGGAACAAGTATTTTGGTTTCTGACCTTGCCAAAGTTGCTACTGAAGAGCGCACTTTAATGGAGCAGTCTAGAGAATTGCTGTCCACACTTGGAACAATGCAT GTCAAATACTGTAGCCTAGAAGGGCAGAGAGTACAGACAACTCATAGGAGGTCCAAGCATTCCTAG
- the LOC133915376 gene encoding uncharacterized protein LOC133915376 — protein sequence MATCRKMARVDVAELKQRLVKRLGRQRAGRYFAHLTLLLNLKLTKVEFDRLCYATIGRENIALHNSLIRGIISNALSGVPPPSRQAVTGQSGTTTAPSGQCVGAALPTVGNVGAVVDSGDGELARERGAAAGKVVSVEDGEEVEQVRSAPCVQSRSPITAPLGISVSERSGVRMDDPMVSCYDSGHFLDTGSLCEGLQRRLHSDGIGVTVQGVDALNRGLDEFLRRLIKPCLDLSRVRSSSRRISKVGEKFVGRKNGLQQPNQGNCTTLQDFAVAVQSDPHLLGANWSTQIEKIQTMSLGGE from the coding sequence ATGGCGACCTGCCGCAAGATGGCGCGCGTCGACGTCGCCGAGCTGAAGCAGCGCCTGGTGAAGCGGCTGGGCCGGCAGCGCGCCGGCAGGTACTTCGCGCACCTCACCCTGCTGCTGAATCTGAAGCtcaccaaggtggagttcgaCCGGCTCTGCTACGCCACCATCGGGAGGGAGAACATCGCGCTGCACAACTCCCTAATTAGAGGGATCATAAGCAATGCGCTGTCGGGGGTGCCCCCGCCGAGCCGGCAGGCGGTCACGGGGCAGTCGGGCACAACCACTGCCCCTAGCGGGCAGTGCGTGGGCGCTGCGCTGCCGACGGTGGGGAATGTGGGGGCGGTGGTGGATTCGGGCGACGGTGAGTTGGCGAGGGAGCGAGGGGCAGCAGCCGGGAAGGTGGTGTCTGTGGAGGATGGGGAAGAGGTGGAGCAGGTTCGGTCTGCTCCCTGTGTTCAGAGCCGGAGCCCGATAACGGCACCGTTGGGGATTTCGGTGTCAGAGAGGAGTGGTGTGAGGATGGATGATCCGATGGTGTCATGCTATGATTCTGGCCATTTTCTGGATACGGGTTCTTTGTGTGAGGGTTTGCAGCGGCGGTTGCACAGTGATGGCATTGGAGTGACTGTGCAGGGCGTCGATGCTCTGAATCGTGGATTAGACGAGTTTTTGCGAAGGTTGATTAAACCTTGCTTGGATTTGTCGAGGGTAAGATCTAGCAGTAGACGAATTAGTAAGGTCGGTGAGAAGTTTGTTGGTAGAAAGAATGGCTTGCAACAACCAAATCAGGGTAATTGCACAACGTTGCAGGATTTTGCAGTTGCTGTGCAATCTGATCCACATTTGCTTGGGGCAAATTGGTCTACACAGATCGAGAAGATACAGACAATGTCACTTGGAGGAGAATGA
- the LOC133915377 gene encoding uncharacterized protein LOC133915377: MCMDRAAVPVKRVWLGIAARLGLRRKTGLRKLRKEVQTCEYRDVHVMWEMLRTTDAPVPLAEKEATAAAAVAAAAGARKRKNAWRRFIYYCCAF; encoded by the exons ATGTGCATGGACAGAGCTGCCGTGCCGGTGAAGAGGGTCTGGCTCGGCATCGCCGCGCGCCTCGGCCTCCGGCGAAAAACTG GCCTGAGGAAGCTGAGGAAGGAGGTGCAGACGTGCGAGTACCGCGACGTGCACGTCATGTGGGAGATGCTGAGGACCACGGACGCGCCGGTGCCGCTGGCGGAGAAAGAGGccaccgcggccgcggccgtcgCAGCGGCTGCCGGCgccaggaagaggaagaacgcgTGGAGGCGGTTCATCTACTACTGCTGCGCGTTCTGA